In Pseudoalteromonas sp. NC201, a single window of DNA contains:
- a CDS encoding transporter substrate-binding domain-containing protein: MKYLLLMLLLFGACCNAKILLISNEPADEQRLFTRQAHSLESDTNNLLLNQFGRDYFDFNIVTPTKLNQLLASEEPVCAVSRLKTPSRQQAFLFTIPIHLYPSHRLYYFKQHTPMDASLVNATGKLKSLASLMAYYPQTTIIKEVGKSYGNTIDSALALLEPKNVAIRPYKTSAQTIMEQFNAGKVDFILAYPAIFQQSFPKDKAHLVGSLPIANNLPHLEGHIACSHTQETRAFIDKANQMIRALYSTSTYLTTHLKYLPKQDHALITRRLAMLSAKYQHTPAK, encoded by the coding sequence ATGAAATATTTACTGCTAATGCTGCTGTTATTTGGTGCGTGCTGCAACGCAAAAATATTGCTGATCTCGAATGAACCTGCCGATGAGCAAAGACTTTTTACCAGACAAGCCCATAGTTTAGAGTCAGATACCAACAACTTGCTTTTAAACCAGTTTGGCCGAGATTACTTTGACTTTAACATTGTCACCCCAACCAAGCTTAACCAATTACTAGCAAGCGAAGAGCCTGTGTGCGCGGTGTCTCGCCTAAAAACCCCAAGTCGCCAGCAAGCCTTCTTGTTTACCATCCCCATCCACCTATATCCGAGCCATAGATTATATTACTTCAAACAGCACACCCCGATGGATGCCAGCCTTGTGAACGCCACGGGTAAGCTAAAGTCGCTTGCAAGTTTAATGGCTTACTATCCACAGACCACTATCATCAAAGAGGTCGGCAAATCTTATGGCAATACCATTGACTCTGCATTAGCGCTACTTGAGCCCAAAAATGTTGCCATTAGACCGTATAAAACCTCAGCACAAACCATTATGGAGCAGTTTAATGCAGGTAAAGTCGACTTTATATTAGCCTACCCCGCTATTTTTCAGCAAAGCTTTCCAAAGGACAAAGCCCATCTAGTGGGCTCATTACCGATTGCAAATAACCTCCCTCATCTTGAAGGCCATATTGCTTGTAGCCACACCCAAGAAACACGAGCATTTATCGACAAGGCCAACCAGATGATCCGTGCACTATATTCCACCAGTACCTACCTAACCACACACTTAAAATATCTCCCCAAGCAAGATCACGCATTGATCACCAGGCGGCTTGCGATGCTAAGCGCCAAATATCAACATACTCCTGCAAAATAA
- a CDS encoding amidohydrolase, giving the protein MKKTFLALLASFSLSTTAQVTLIHNVNGYTPTKSQQIERFSSLVIKDGKVVKTSAKDLSTQYPSATKFDGEGKTLLPGLIDAHGHIIGLGNNLLTLDVRGSKTIAEVGKRLSHYAKAHEGEWIIGRGWDQTLWPGGQFPTAADLDKYVKDKPVILTRVDGHAIWVNSKAMALANISKSTKTPEGGEIITLNSGMPSGIFIDKAEDLIRTHVPAQSDAQVNKALNKAGEHLLSLGITSAHDAGIDYTTWQVYQARAKEHTMPLRVYAMLSASSPKLAEMLDVGVIKDTRDQLSIRSVKIYADGALGSRGAALIRDYHDRKGHKGLMLENQATLEALITQAIRSGYSAHTHAIGDRANRIVLDSYQHVFKKAGGRLLRNRIEHAQIVHPDDIPRFKTLDIIPSMQPVHATSDMHMAEKRLDDKQLSGAYAWQTFLKQGSRVAAGSDFPVELANPFHGLHAAITRQDHQDLPKDGWRPTEKLTREQALQAFTVDAAYAAFQEYKLGSLEQGKWADFILIDQDYFTVSEDKIDDIKVEQTWIAGELKYQR; this is encoded by the coding sequence ATGAAAAAAACATTCCTCGCGCTTTTGGCTAGCTTTAGCCTGTCAACAACAGCTCAAGTAACCTTAATCCACAATGTAAATGGCTATACGCCCACTAAATCGCAGCAAATTGAGCGCTTTTCTTCTTTGGTAATTAAAGACGGTAAAGTCGTAAAAACAAGTGCAAAGGATCTGAGTACCCAATACCCGAGTGCAACCAAATTTGATGGTGAGGGAAAAACCCTATTACCTGGTTTAATTGATGCGCACGGTCATATCATTGGCCTTGGCAATAATTTACTCACACTCGACGTGCGCGGTAGCAAAACCATTGCAGAAGTAGGAAAACGGCTTAGCCACTACGCAAAAGCCCATGAAGGTGAATGGATAATAGGTCGAGGCTGGGATCAAACCTTATGGCCCGGCGGACAATTCCCAACCGCAGCCGATCTCGACAAATACGTAAAAGATAAGCCCGTCATACTCACTCGAGTAGATGGTCACGCTATTTGGGTAAACTCAAAAGCGATGGCGCTTGCCAACATTTCGAAATCAACAAAGACGCCGGAAGGCGGTGAAATCATTACATTGAATAGCGGTATGCCGAGCGGGATTTTTATCGACAAGGCAGAAGACCTTATTCGCACTCATGTCCCAGCTCAGTCAGATGCACAGGTAAACAAGGCGCTGAATAAAGCCGGAGAACACTTGCTGAGTTTAGGCATTACCTCAGCCCATGATGCCGGGATTGACTACACCACATGGCAGGTTTACCAAGCACGCGCCAAGGAACACACGATGCCGCTACGCGTCTACGCTATGCTCAGTGCAAGCTCCCCCAAACTCGCAGAGATGTTGGACGTGGGAGTGATCAAAGATACACGAGATCAACTCTCTATTCGTAGTGTAAAAATCTATGCTGATGGTGCACTTGGCAGTCGAGGTGCGGCACTTATTCGCGACTATCATGACCGCAAAGGTCACAAAGGGTTAATGCTCGAAAACCAAGCGACGCTTGAAGCATTGATCACCCAAGCCATACGCAGCGGCTACAGTGCACACACTCACGCCATTGGCGATAGAGCGAATCGCATCGTGCTAGATTCATATCAACACGTTTTTAAAAAAGCAGGTGGTAGACTGCTCAGAAATCGCATTGAGCACGCACAGATTGTCCATCCGGATGATATCCCCCGCTTTAAGACGCTAGATATTATTCCATCAATGCAGCCTGTTCATGCCACATCTGATATGCATATGGCCGAAAAGCGCCTAGACGACAAACAGCTTAGCGGCGCTTACGCATGGCAAACATTCTTAAAGCAAGGAAGTAGAGTGGCGGCGGGTTCTGACTTTCCAGTGGAGCTCGCAAACCCTTTCCATGGTCTGCATGCCGCTATCACCAGACAAGACCATCAAGATTTACCCAAGGATGGCTGGCGCCCAACAGAAAAGCTAACCAGAGAACAAGCACTCCAGGCATTTACTGTTGATGCTGCGTATGCCGCATTTCAAGAGTATAAACTGGGAAGTTTAGAACAAGGAAAGTGGGCCGATTTTATCTTAATAGACCAAGATTACTTTACCGTAAGCGAAGATAAAATTGATGATATTAAAGTCGAGCAGACCTGGATTGCAGGTGAACTTAAATATCAGCGTTGA
- a CDS encoding glutaredoxin family protein, producing the protein MQFVRWFLGRLILLFDFIFTPRSKKRAAEQQQKLDAMTANLKLYQFKACPFCVKVRRAAKREGLKLETRDAKNDEQYRQELLEQGGKVKVPCLRIEEQGEVTWLYESNDIVAYLEKLEKAA; encoded by the coding sequence ATGCAATTTGTAAGATGGTTTTTAGGACGTCTGATTTTACTTTTTGATTTTATTTTTACCCCGCGCAGTAAAAAACGTGCCGCAGAACAACAGCAAAAGCTAGATGCTATGACGGCAAACTTAAAGTTATACCAATTTAAGGCATGTCCATTTTGCGTTAAAGTGCGCCGCGCTGCCAAGCGTGAAGGGCTTAAGCTCGAAACCCGTGATGCCAAAAATGATGAGCAATATCGCCAAGAGTTGCTAGAGCAGGGGGGTAAAGTGAAGGTGCCATGCTTGCGAATCGAAGAGCAAGGCGAAGTCACTTGGCTGTACGAATCCAATGACATTGTTGCTTATCTAGAAAAGCTGGAAAAAGCAGCTTAA
- a CDS encoding sensor domain-containing diguanylate cyclase, with product MPYADLLKPEASQQTLLKWQKTVDLMAKIFSAPAAFVVQKKEDGFAVMIASDQEENPYPAGGFIPQETNIFCKHVVANNHNLYEQHASVNYQWDDNPEVANDGFESYLGVPIHWPNGKSFGTLCVMDFKPTNYNASLVEFIEHLRDMLEDDLVMIERYSKIKAIAMQDPLTEVLNRRATEILGEHKRDIALKLGGALYCVFLDLDGFKPINDSYGHEVGDQVLQSLAEALKAASSEDDIIGRYGGDEFLAIVQRDNEEAVNDFIFQSEANFYQALKKKKLPKCGFSAGFAKSDSKFESMTSLFSRADKHMYQKKMN from the coding sequence GTGCCGTATGCTGACTTGCTCAAACCAGAAGCCTCACAACAAACATTATTAAAATGGCAAAAAACAGTCGATTTGATGGCGAAGATTTTTTCGGCGCCTGCTGCGTTTGTGGTACAAAAAAAAGAAGACGGTTTTGCAGTGATGATTGCAAGTGACCAAGAAGAAAACCCGTATCCTGCAGGTGGTTTTATACCGCAAGAAACCAATATCTTTTGTAAGCATGTTGTCGCTAATAATCACAATCTATATGAGCAGCACGCCAGCGTAAACTATCAATGGGACGATAACCCTGAGGTTGCCAATGATGGCTTTGAGTCTTATTTGGGTGTACCAATCCACTGGCCCAATGGAAAATCGTTTGGCACATTGTGTGTGATGGATTTTAAGCCTACAAATTACAACGCTTCGTTGGTTGAATTTATAGAGCACTTACGCGATATGCTAGAAGACGATTTGGTGATGATTGAGCGCTATAGCAAAATCAAAGCGATAGCGATGCAAGATCCGTTGACTGAAGTACTAAATCGCCGCGCGACTGAAATACTCGGTGAACATAAGCGTGATATTGCCTTAAAACTGGGTGGTGCGCTTTACTGTGTCTTTCTTGATTTAGATGGTTTTAAACCGATAAATGACAGCTATGGTCATGAAGTTGGAGATCAGGTGTTACAAAGTTTGGCTGAAGCCTTGAAAGCCGCAAGTAGCGAAGATGATATTATTGGGCGCTATGGCGGCGATGAGTTTCTGGCTATTGTACAACGAGATAATGAAGAAGCAGTAAACGACTTTATTTTTCAAAGTGAGGCTAATTTCTATCAGGCGTTAAAAAAGAAAAAGCTCCCCAAGTGTGGTTTTTCTGCGGGATTTGCCAAGAGCGACAGTAAGTTTGAAAGCATGACCAGTTTATTCTCTCGAGCAGACAAACACATGTATCAGAAAAAAATGAACTAG
- a CDS encoding cytochrome b/b6 domain-containing protein, producing the protein MTKVWDGFIRGFHWLLVAGLVTLYITGEEGMMDLHFVTGYLLLALMAARLIWGVIGSQTAKLSALFHSPKAILSAIKSKQSHVGHNPAGSLMVLLFFVLIIVQLVSGLMTTDDILVEGPLAQYVSYDLVELAGDIHHTNIELLIAAIALHIFAIVVYRLKGQNLVKTLVTGKQEHAVSTPVMKSGVVAYLIFIALSALLLFTWGAEPLQGLM; encoded by the coding sequence ATGACCAAAGTGTGGGATGGATTTATCCGCGGGTTTCACTGGCTGCTCGTAGCAGGACTAGTAACCTTATATATTACCGGTGAAGAAGGCATGATGGATCTTCACTTTGTTACTGGCTATTTATTGTTAGCACTGATGGCAGCGCGATTAATTTGGGGTGTCATTGGTAGCCAAACCGCTAAATTAAGCGCGTTATTTCATTCACCTAAAGCAATTTTATCGGCCATTAAATCAAAACAAAGCCATGTAGGACATAATCCTGCGGGAAGTTTGATGGTGCTGCTATTTTTTGTGCTGATCATTGTCCAGCTTGTTTCTGGCTTGATGACAACAGATGATATTTTGGTGGAAGGCCCACTTGCACAATATGTATCTTACGACTTAGTTGAATTAGCAGGTGATATACATCACACCAATATTGAGCTGTTAATTGCGGCCATTGCACTGCATATATTTGCTATTGTGGTGTATCGCCTAAAAGGTCAAAACCTAGTAAAGACATTAGTTACTGGTAAGCAAGAACATGCAGTCAGCACGCCTGTCATGAAATCGGGTGTTGTTGCATACCTTATCTTTATTGCACTTTCAGCTTTGTTACTCTTTACGTGGGGCGCTGAGCCATTACAAGGGTTAATGTAA
- a CDS encoding MarR family winged helix-turn-helix transcriptional regulator, which translates to MSQSNPQLNLDNQICFRLYSASRQVTRLYQPLLKEVGLTYPQYIVLLILWEQDGQLVKEIGERAELNSNTLTPLLKRLAERGLVTRSKNPDDERQTFIHLTQAGKILEQSCACIPAQMMAKAGLSMEQIQLLRQSLDVLMAQGKR; encoded by the coding sequence ATGAGTCAATCTAACCCGCAGCTCAATCTCGATAACCAGATCTGTTTTCGGCTATATAGTGCATCAAGACAGGTTACACGACTCTATCAGCCGTTACTCAAAGAGGTTGGGCTCACGTATCCGCAATACATAGTGTTATTGATTTTATGGGAGCAGGACGGACAGCTCGTGAAAGAAATAGGCGAACGAGCTGAACTCAATAGCAACACCCTAACACCGCTCCTTAAGCGCTTAGCAGAGCGTGGTCTCGTTACCCGTAGCAAAAATCCTGATGATGAACGACAAACCTTCATTCACTTAACTCAAGCAGGTAAAATCCTCGAGCAATCATGCGCTTGTATCCCAGCACAAATGATGGCAAAAGCGGGCTTAAGTATGGAGCAAATTCAACTGTTAAGGCAGTCTCTTGATGTGTTGATGGCACAAGGAAAGCGGTAA
- the gltX gene encoding glutamate--tRNA ligase, with translation MTIRTRVAPSPTGDPHLGTAYIALFNYCFAKQQGGEFVLRIEDTDQVRSTVESEQAIMDSLRWLGLDWDHGPDVGGEFGPYRQSERSDLYKKFAQQLVDDGKAFYCFATAEELDQMREEQMAEGLRPKYDGRGLRLSEEQVKANLEAGKPYVIRMKIPEEGTFKFNDYLRGEIEIPWENVDMQVLLKADGFPTYFLANVVDDHHMEISHIFRGEEWINSAPKLLKLYEDFGWEAPVLGHLPLLRNPDKSKLSKRKNPTSINYYKEMGFLPEALLNYLGRMGWSMPDEREKFTLAEMIEHFDMKRVSLGGPIFDIDKLNWLNGLWIRENLTDAELIQRFVDWKFNGDMLARVLPEAKARINTLSDLVGLAGHFVAGLPEYDPALLTAGKADEEVVRQALQFFIWELEKLRTWNKSEIFSIAKAVATHHELKIKEFLEPIFVAITGKTSSTSVVDAMEVLGSDLSRARLRVALEHIGVSKKQAKKLEKAYREYPSIA, from the coding sequence ATGACTATCCGTACTCGTGTCGCACCCTCTCCAACAGGTGATCCGCATTTAGGAACGGCTTATATTGCCTTATTCAACTATTGCTTTGCCAAGCAGCAAGGTGGTGAGTTTGTATTACGAATTGAAGATACCGATCAGGTACGTAGTACTGTTGAATCTGAGCAAGCTATCATGGACAGCCTACGTTGGTTAGGGCTTGACTGGGATCATGGTCCGGATGTGGGTGGCGAGTTTGGTCCATACCGTCAATCAGAGCGTTCTGACTTATACAAAAAGTTTGCACAGCAGCTTGTAGATGATGGTAAAGCGTTTTACTGCTTTGCGACGGCTGAAGAGCTAGACCAAATGCGTGAAGAGCAGATGGCAGAAGGCTTACGCCCTAAATATGATGGCCGTGGCTTACGTTTATCTGAAGAACAAGTAAAGGCAAACCTTGAAGCTGGCAAGCCTTACGTAATTCGCATGAAAATCCCAGAAGAAGGCACGTTTAAGTTTAACGATTACCTACGCGGTGAAATTGAGATCCCATGGGAAAACGTAGACATGCAAGTTTTGTTGAAAGCCGACGGCTTCCCAACTTACTTCCTTGCAAACGTAGTAGATGACCATCACATGGAGATTAGCCATATCTTCCGTGGTGAAGAGTGGATCAACTCTGCGCCTAAACTACTAAAATTGTACGAAGACTTCGGCTGGGAAGCACCTGTACTTGGTCACTTACCGCTACTTCGTAACCCTGATAAGTCTAAGCTGTCAAAGCGTAAAAACCCAACTTCAATTAACTACTACAAAGAAATGGGTTTCTTACCAGAAGCACTACTTAACTATTTAGGTCGTATGGGTTGGTCAATGCCGGATGAGCGTGAAAAGTTCACTTTGGCTGAGATGATTGAACACTTTGATATGAAGCGCGTATCGCTTGGTGGACCTATCTTTGATATTGACAAGCTTAACTGGTTAAACGGTCTGTGGATCCGTGAAAACCTAACCGATGCAGAACTTATCCAGCGCTTTGTCGACTGGAAGTTTAACGGTGATATGTTGGCTCGCGTACTTCCTGAAGCCAAGGCGCGTATTAACACGTTATCTGATTTGGTGGGGCTAGCAGGCCACTTTGTGGCGGGCTTACCTGAATACGATCCAGCGTTATTAACGGCTGGTAAAGCGGACGAAGAAGTGGTTCGTCAAGCTCTGCAGTTCTTTATTTGGGAATTGGAAAAGCTGCGTACGTGGAACAAGTCTGAGATCTTCTCTATTGCAAAGGCTGTGGCGACACACCATGAGTTAAAGATCAAAGAGTTCTTAGAGCCTATCTTCGTTGCTATTACAGGCAAAACCTCATCGACCTCAGTAGTAGATGCGATGGAAGTGTTAGGTTCAGACCTTTCTCGTGCGCGTTTAAGAGTGGCACTAGAGCATATTGGTGTATCTAAAAAGCAAGCGAAAAAGCTTGAAAAAGCATACCGTGAGTACCCGTCTATTGCATAA
- the proB gene encoding glutamate 5-kinase, whose product MTKNNKQTIVIKLGTSVLTAGSQTLNKPRLVELVRQCVTLRQAGHQVIVVSSGAVAAGRGVLQQQIGHSLAEKQMLAAIGQGQLIHLWQSLFSIYDVNVAQMLLTRADLEHRERYLTARDMLTKLLEHHVVPIINENDAVATSEIKVGDNDNLSAYVAILANADKLVLLTDQHGLFTADPRANPDAQLIEQVTHINDELRALAGGSGTQLGTGGMATKLQAADIAQRAGVDVVIAKGSEYDILPQVLTQTAPSTTFLKFDAPVGGRKRWLLSGPKSTGKIICDSGAINAVCNQGASLLAKGIVSIEGQFKRGELVQVFCQQGTLQAQGLTSLSNQELGLVIGRHSSEFAQCLGFESAEEIIHRDNLVLLNQHSQQEVLN is encoded by the coding sequence ATGACCAAAAACAATAAACAAACCATTGTTATCAAGCTCGGCACAAGTGTCTTAACTGCAGGCAGCCAGACCTTAAACAAGCCCAGACTTGTTGAGCTGGTAAGGCAGTGTGTAACGTTGCGTCAAGCTGGTCATCAGGTCATTGTTGTATCTAGCGGTGCTGTTGCTGCTGGGCGCGGTGTATTGCAGCAACAAATTGGTCATTCACTCGCTGAAAAACAGATGTTGGCTGCGATTGGGCAAGGTCAATTAATCCATTTATGGCAGTCATTGTTTAGTATTTACGACGTTAATGTGGCACAAATGCTACTGACACGAGCCGATCTTGAGCACCGCGAACGTTATCTAACGGCACGGGACATGCTCACTAAGCTTTTAGAGCATCATGTCGTGCCGATCATCAACGAAAACGATGCGGTGGCAACGTCTGAAATCAAAGTTGGCGATAACGATAACCTCTCGGCTTACGTCGCAATTTTAGCAAATGCCGATAAATTGGTATTACTCACCGATCAGCATGGTCTTTTTACCGCAGATCCCAGAGCCAATCCAGATGCGCAGTTGATAGAGCAAGTAACACATATAAACGACGAACTTAGAGCTCTTGCTGGTGGTAGTGGCACACAACTTGGCACGGGTGGTATGGCGACTAAGTTGCAAGCCGCCGACATCGCACAACGAGCAGGCGTTGATGTCGTGATTGCAAAAGGTAGTGAATACGACATTTTACCGCAAGTACTTACGCAAACCGCACCAAGCACGACGTTTTTGAAGTTTGACGCTCCGGTTGGAGGGCGCAAGCGCTGGTTGCTGTCTGGCCCTAAATCAACCGGTAAAATAATTTGTGATAGTGGTGCAATCAATGCGGTATGTAATCAAGGAGCAAGTTTACTAGCAAAAGGTATCGTGTCGATTGAAGGGCAATTTAAACGTGGTGAGCTGGTTCAAGTGTTTTGCCAACAAGGCACGCTACAGGCACAAGGTTTAACTAGCTTAAGTAATCAAGAACTTGGTTTGGTAATTGGCCGTCATAGTAGTGAATTTGCGCAGTGTCTTGGCTTTGAAAGTGCAGAGGAGATCATCCATCGCGATAATTTGGTGCTCTTAAATCAACATAGCCAACAAGAAGTATTAAATTAG
- a CDS encoding DUF1543 domain-containing protein translates to MKLFVVYLGGRIQGCHIEMHDVRFVAANTIEEAYPKLKQQWVGDKNSVHMDSYTIIEHADGYAIELTEERVEQAEHLYFVNLGGYKPDSLAEAHDFGLFVATNADEAKEKAKAFLLNGFSHIHKDDLHDVDDCFAIDLFDQNLNIKLTHSGQSTPLTPLWFGYHPL, encoded by the coding sequence GTGAAGTTGTTTGTTGTATACCTAGGCGGCCGTATTCAAGGTTGCCATATTGAAATGCATGATGTGCGCTTTGTCGCGGCAAATACAATTGAAGAAGCTTATCCCAAATTAAAGCAGCAATGGGTTGGTGATAAAAACTCGGTGCATATGGATAGCTACACAATCATTGAACATGCCGATGGCTATGCCATTGAACTTACCGAAGAGCGTGTTGAGCAAGCTGAGCATTTGTATTTTGTGAACTTGGGAGGATATAAGCCAGATAGTTTAGCTGAGGCGCATGACTTTGGGCTGTTCGTTGCAACGAATGCCGATGAAGCAAAAGAGAAGGCAAAAGCGTTTTTGCTTAACGGTTTTAGCCATATTCATAAAGACGATTTACATGATGTAGATGACTGTTTTGCCATCGATTTATTTGATCAAAACTTAAATATCAAGCTCACCCACAGTGGCCAATCAACACCGCTTACCCCTTTGTGGTTTGGTTATCATCCTCTATAA
- a CDS encoding glutathione peroxidase: MTTLYQFEANTLQGQAYHFTDLQGKAVLIVNTASECGLTPQYEGLQELHQKYADQGLVIIGFPCNQFGKQEPGDAKQIQEGCLINYGVDFQMMEKIEVNGDKAHPLYQYLKSALPGLFGNKIKWNFTKFLFNQQGEPVKRYAPITKPEQIAKDIEKLLNESI, from the coding sequence ATGACGACACTCTATCAGTTTGAAGCAAACACGTTACAAGGTCAGGCATATCATTTTACCGACTTACAAGGCAAAGCTGTGCTTATTGTTAACACGGCTAGTGAGTGTGGATTAACACCACAATATGAAGGACTCCAAGAGCTACACCAAAAATACGCGGATCAGGGACTTGTGATCATCGGCTTTCCCTGCAATCAGTTTGGTAAACAAGAACCCGGAGATGCAAAACAAATTCAAGAAGGCTGCTTAATTAACTACGGTGTTGATTTTCAGATGATGGAAAAGATTGAGGTTAATGGCGATAAAGCACACCCACTGTATCAATACCTAAAGTCCGCGCTTCCAGGGCTATTTGGTAATAAAATCAAATGGAACTTCACTAAGTTTTTATTTAACCAGCAGGGTGAACCCGTTAAGCGCTATGCCCCAATCACCAAGCCTGAACAAATAGCCAAAGATATTGAAAAGTTACTAAATGAGTCAATCTAA
- a CDS encoding GGDEF domain-containing protein, with translation MSISYSPCGHELTLELLAQKSELVLMQALERVISDVCGESYAFYFSKSLSEKEVPKSIFVSHRDFCVVVGPVDAVVDKLQQRQDDKHLIQYHGDSVIPFYHQAQLVGFLYIEGQVNLTTATLMKHLLTVFAHQMATLHFARIDPLSELLNRQTFDEKVMEITNGDGFTVCRDDSEDRKWYLAMVDIDHFKQVNDNFGHVIGDEVILLVAQKIKANFRAEDYVFRYGGEEFAALFQSRNDDSAAVALERLRSTIASSRFPQVEHVSVSLGFTEVVDTLQVSEQVHKADLALYHSKENGRNQVTNYLALGLAESQYACAEIELF, from the coding sequence ATGTCGATTAGCTATTCACCCTGTGGTCACGAACTTACTTTAGAGCTCTTGGCGCAAAAGAGTGAACTGGTGCTAATGCAGGCCCTTGAGCGGGTTATCTCTGATGTTTGTGGGGAAAGCTATGCATTTTATTTCAGTAAAAGCTTATCGGAAAAAGAAGTCCCAAAATCTATATTTGTGAGCCATCGCGACTTTTGTGTTGTGGTGGGACCGGTAGATGCCGTGGTAGATAAATTACAGCAGCGCCAAGATGACAAACACCTCATTCAATACCACGGCGATAGTGTTATCCCGTTTTATCACCAAGCTCAGCTCGTTGGTTTTTTATATATAGAAGGTCAAGTAAATCTCACCACTGCGACTTTAATGAAGCACTTACTCACTGTTTTTGCGCATCAAATGGCAACATTGCACTTTGCTCGTATCGATCCGCTTTCCGAGCTACTCAATCGCCAAACGTTTGATGAAAAAGTCATGGAAATAACCAATGGGGACGGGTTTACGGTATGCCGTGATGACAGTGAAGACCGCAAGTGGTATTTAGCGATGGTAGATATCGATCACTTTAAACAGGTAAACGACAATTTTGGTCATGTGATTGGCGATGAAGTGATCCTGTTGGTAGCACAAAAGATCAAAGCTAACTTTAGAGCAGAAGACTATGTGTTTCGCTACGGCGGAGAGGAGTTTGCGGCGCTATTTCAAAGTCGCAATGATGACTCTGCTGCAGTAGCACTTGAGCGCTTGAGAAGTACAATAGCTTCCAGCCGATTTCCGCAAGTAGAGCATGTTTCTGTGAGCCTAGGTTTTACTGAAGTGGTCGATACACTACAAGTTTCTGAGCAAGTTCATAAAGCCGATCTTGCGCTTTATCACTCAAAAGAAAATGGCAGAAACCAAGTTACAAACTACCTCGCTTTAGGGTTAGCTGAATCACAATACGCATGTGCAGAAATAGAGTTGTTTTAA
- a CDS encoding DUF3581 family protein: MLEPYYQQQANEITITREQGSLFAKGVADDYNPLHDIDAKKFCVPGDLLFSLVLKHYGLSENMEFSFVGMVDETTTLTLPEGAAQFDITANDKVMLSVSRAGETSTCPTLINSLTRNYVEFSGTTFPHVIIPLMGEQEVMINPARPMVIYESMSIHMDDISVTEVTLEAAKPEFSHEGKRGKINLRFNLLSNGTKVGYGEKHMLVSGIREYCQQTVDDLIAYYNDRKVALKP, translated from the coding sequence ATGTTAGAGCCGTATTATCAACAACAAGCAAATGAGATCACCATTACCAGAGAGCAGGGGAGTTTATTTGCAAAAGGAGTCGCGGACGACTACAACCCACTGCACGACATCGATGCAAAGAAGTTTTGTGTACCGGGTGATCTACTTTTCTCCTTAGTGTTAAAGCACTACGGCTTAAGCGAGAATATGGAGTTTAGCTTTGTGGGCATGGTTGATGAAACAACAACCCTTACATTGCCAGAAGGTGCTGCGCAATTTGATATTACCGCAAATGATAAAGTGATGCTGTCAGTGTCGCGCGCTGGCGAAACCAGCACGTGCCCAACGCTCATCAATAGTTTGACGAGAAATTACGTAGAATTTTCAGGCACTACCTTTCCTCATGTGATCATCCCATTGATGGGTGAGCAAGAGGTAATGATAAACCCAGCAAGGCCAATGGTGATATACGAATCTATGTCTATTCATATGGATGATATATCGGTAACGGAAGTAACATTGGAAGCGGCTAAACCTGAGTTTAGCCATGAAGGCAAACGTGGCAAAATCAACCTGCGTTTTAACTTGCTGTCGAACGGCACTAAAGTCGGTTATGGTGAAAAGCACATGTTAGTTTCTGGGATCCGTGAGTATTGTCAGCAAACCGTTGATGATTTGATTGCCTATTACAACGATAGAAAAGTAGCATTAAAGCCGTAA